From Vibrio aerogenes, a single genomic window includes:
- the ppiD gene encoding peptidylprolyl isomerase: MMDRLREGVNSIAIKIILGVIILSFVFAGVSSYLVSGKNNSAAKVGDTQISRIAFDKAYQGERNRMQSQLGDYFSNMISDPGYVASFKRSVLDKMVNDVLIKQYAQSLGLRISDSQIRQAILDIPQFKSNGKFNQETYQSLLRANGFTPDSFAEQMRSDMLKSQIIDAIQTSGFSLESEVQAQAALFSQKRDIRTALMHVDDYAKKVKLSDDEVNQYYKSHQSDFMRPEQFKVSYIELSAKKLKEKISISDEEAKKYYQDHQSQYSTKEQRKVSHILVKDKSEADAILKQLNAGEDFAELAKEKSQDPGSANHGGQLDWFEHGVMDPEFEKAAFALKKAGDLSQVVKSTFGYHIIRLDDVKPSVVKPFKDVQSDIVSTLSDEKAADRFYKLQSELEKVAFESPDSLDDAAKVIDAKIRTTDFVSANELPEVISSSKVKDALMNNPEVKEEGLNSSVIEIAPEDVVVVRVEEVRPEMVLALDKVRDKVVSKLSRMKGEQEASSVAQKVLAALQNGDQSPLKENQLSFGELSSIDRSSPLSHAVFAMKKPEDGGVVYGQTKDQNGDIVFVELTKVTTDVDEQLSKSLGAQMVRSGSQQDIADLLEVLRSNTEIEYYLTSQ, from the coding sequence ATGATGGATCGGTTACGCGAAGGTGTGAATAGCATCGCGATCAAGATTATCCTTGGAGTTATTATTCTTTCATTTGTATTTGCCGGGGTAAGTAGTTACCTCGTTAGCGGGAAGAACAACTCTGCTGCAAAAGTTGGCGATACACAAATTAGCCGGATTGCTTTTGATAAAGCTTATCAAGGTGAACGCAACCGGATGCAGTCACAGTTAGGAGATTATTTTTCAAACATGATCTCAGATCCTGGCTATGTGGCTTCATTTAAGCGTTCTGTTTTAGACAAAATGGTTAATGATGTTCTGATTAAGCAATATGCTCAGTCTTTGGGATTAAGAATTAGTGACAGTCAAATCCGGCAGGCTATTCTTGATATTCCCCAGTTTAAATCCAATGGCAAGTTTAATCAGGAAACATACCAGTCATTGTTGCGTGCAAATGGGTTTACGCCAGATTCTTTTGCTGAACAGATGCGTAGTGATATGCTGAAAAGTCAGATTATTGATGCAATACAGACCAGTGGTTTTTCTTTAGAAAGTGAAGTCCAGGCACAGGCTGCCCTTTTTTCCCAAAAGAGAGATATCAGGACTGCTTTGATGCATGTCGATGATTACGCTAAGAAAGTCAAATTAAGTGACGATGAAGTGAATCAGTATTATAAGAGTCATCAGAGTGATTTCATGCGTCCAGAGCAGTTTAAAGTTTCCTACATTGAACTATCGGCGAAAAAACTCAAAGAAAAAATTAGTATTTCTGATGAAGAAGCAAAGAAATATTATCAAGACCATCAGAGTCAATACTCAACCAAAGAACAGCGTAAAGTCAGTCATATTCTGGTCAAGGATAAGAGTGAAGCTGATGCCATTCTCAAGCAATTAAACGCCGGGGAAGATTTTGCTGAACTCGCTAAGGAGAAGTCACAAGATCCCGGAAGTGCGAACCATGGTGGACAGTTAGATTGGTTTGAACATGGCGTTATGGATCCTGAGTTTGAAAAAGCCGCTTTTGCTCTGAAGAAAGCAGGTGATTTATCTCAGGTGGTTAAATCAACATTTGGCTATCACATTATTCGGTTAGATGATGTCAAGCCTTCAGTTGTTAAACCTTTTAAGGATGTCCAATCTGATATCGTATCTACTTTGAGTGATGAAAAAGCCGCTGATCGTTTCTATAAACTGCAAAGTGAATTAGAAAAAGTTGCCTTTGAAAGTCCAGATTCATTGGATGATGCAGCGAAAGTCATTGATGCGAAAATCCGGACAACTGATTTTGTTTCCGCGAATGAATTGCCGGAAGTGATCAGTTCTTCTAAAGTGAAAGATGCCCTGATGAATAATCCGGAAGTGAAGGAAGAAGGTCTCAACTCTTCAGTCATCGAAATAGCGCCAGAGGATGTCGTTGTTGTCCGGGTTGAAGAAGTTCGTCCCGAAATGGTACTTGCATTGGATAAAGTACGTGACAAGGTTGTATCAAAACTATCCCGGATGAAAGGCGAGCAGGAAGCGTCATCTGTGGCTCAGAAGGTGTTAGCCGCCTTGCAAAATGGTGATCAGTCACCTTTAAAAGAGAATCAGCTTTCTTTTGGTGAATTATCTTCAATAGACAGAAGTTCTCCGTTATCTCATGCTGTGTTTGCGATGAAAAAGCCAGAAGATGGCGGTGTTGTCTATGGACAGACAAAAGATCAGAATGGTGACATCGTTTTTGTTGAATTAACAAAAGTGACGACTGATGTTGATGAACAGTTAAGTAAAAGTTTAGGCGCTCAAATGGTTCGGTCCGGAAGTCAGCAAGATATTGCCGATTTGCTGGAAGTTTTACGCTCCAATACTGAGATAGAGTACTATCTTACTTCTCAGTAG
- a CDS encoding ComEA family DNA-binding protein has protein sequence MLRNLFIIFFVLSLSYHVSYAQSTDGSEVAIQTKVLAVDVNSASAEEMAAIFKGIGLKKAQAIVDYRNEHGVFKSVEDLTLVKGIGPSLLERNNVFIRLQ, from the coding sequence ATGCTAAGAAATCTATTCATCATCTTTTTTGTTTTGTCCCTGTCATATCATGTCTCGTATGCTCAATCTACAGATGGTTCTGAAGTCGCAATACAAACAAAAGTACTTGCCGTTGATGTCAATTCAGCATCTGCTGAAGAAATGGCAGCAATATTTAAGGGAATTGGATTAAAAAAAGCACAGGCGATCGTCGACTATCGAAATGAACATGGCGTTTTTAAGTCAGTGGAAGATCTGACCTTAGTCAAAGGTATTGGGCCGTCTTTACTTGAAAGAAATAATGTGTTTATTCGCTTGCAGTAA
- the cmk gene encoding (d)CMP kinase, giving the protein MSSDAPVITVDGPSGAGKGTLCMMLAKKLGFELLDSGALYRVLALAAIHHGVDTGSENALVPLATHLDVEFIADGELVKVFLEGEDVSGELRKEETGMAASKIAALPRVREALLRRQRSFVSNKGLVADGRDMGTIVFPEAKVKIFLDASAEERAKRRFNQLQNKGLDVKFDDLLSEIKVRDERDRNRLVAPLKPADDALIVDSTSMDIMQVFCISLDYIKSELVIDID; this is encoded by the coding sequence ATGTCTTCTGATGCACCAGTGATAACTGTAGATGGTCCCAGTGGCGCCGGAAAAGGCACGTTGTGTATGATGTTGGCTAAAAAGCTGGGTTTTGAGCTTCTGGATTCAGGGGCTTTGTATCGTGTTCTTGCTCTGGCTGCAATTCATCATGGTGTTGATACCGGGTCAGAAAATGCGCTTGTCCCTTTAGCAACTCATCTTGATGTTGAATTTATTGCGGATGGTGAGTTGGTAAAAGTCTTCCTGGAAGGGGAAGATGTTTCCGGTGAATTACGTAAAGAAGAGACGGGGATGGCTGCGTCAAAAATTGCAGCTTTGCCCAGGGTAAGGGAAGCCTTGCTCAGACGTCAGCGCTCTTTTGTTAGCAACAAAGGTTTAGTGGCTGATGGCAGGGATATGGGAACAATTGTTTTTCCCGAAGCCAAAGTGAAAATCTTTTTAGATGCAAGTGCAGAAGAACGTGCAAAAAGGCGTTTTAATCAGTTGCAAAATAAAGGTCTGGATGTTAAATTCGATGATCTTTTAAGCGAAATAAAAGTGCGGGATGAAAGAGACAGAAACAGACTCGTCGCACCACTGAAACCAGCAGATGATGCATTGATTGTTGATTCAACATCGATGGATATAATGCAGGTTTTTTGTATTTCGCTGGATTATATTAAATCTGAATTAGTTATTGATATCGATTGA
- the rpsA gene encoding 30S ribosomal protein S1 — protein sequence MTESFAQLFEEFLNETEFQAGTIVKGTVVAIENGFVLVDAGLKSESAIPAEQFKNASGELEVEVGSEVDVALDAVEDGFGETQLSREKAKRHEAWIVLEKAYEEAETVVGVINGKVKGGFTVELNGIRAFLPGSLVDVRPIRDTAHLENKELEFKVIKLDQKRNNVVVSRRAVIESENSVERDELLETLQEGTEVKGIVKNLTDYGAFVDLGGVDGLLHITDMAWKRVKHPSEIVNVGDEILVKVLKFDRDRTRVSLGLKQLGEDPWVAIAKRYPEGHKLSGRVTNLTDYGCFVEIEEGVEGLVHVSEMDWTNKNIHPSKVVNVGDEVEVMVLDIDEERRRISLGLKQCKANPWQEFAEGQTKGDKVTGKIKSITDFGIFIGLEGGIDGLVHLSDISWNVPGEEAVREYKKGDEISAVVLAVDAERERISLGVKQMESDPFNAYVSENKKGALVNGTVTAVDAKGATIELEDGVEGYIRASEVSRDRIEDASLVLNVGDSVEAKFTGVDRKNRVINLSVKAKDEAEEQEAMASLNKQDESSFGSAMADAFKAAKGE from the coding sequence ATGACTGAATCTTTTGCTCAACTCTTTGAAGAGTTTCTGAATGAGACTGAATTCCAAGCTGGTACTATTGTTAAAGGTACTGTAGTTGCTATTGAAAATGGCTTTGTTCTTGTAGATGCTGGCTTGAAATCTGAGTCCGCTATTCCTGCTGAACAGTTTAAAAATGCATCTGGCGAGCTTGAAGTTGAAGTTGGCTCTGAAGTTGATGTTGCACTTGATGCTGTAGAAGATGGCTTCGGTGAAACTCAGCTTTCGCGTGAGAAAGCAAAACGCCATGAAGCTTGGATCGTTCTGGAGAAAGCTTACGAAGAAGCAGAAACTGTTGTTGGTGTTATCAATGGAAAAGTTAAAGGTGGCTTTACTGTTGAACTGAATGGTATTCGTGCTTTCCTTCCTGGTTCTCTGGTTGATGTACGCCCAATTCGTGATACTGCTCATTTAGAAAACAAAGAGCTCGAGTTTAAAGTAATTAAACTTGATCAAAAGCGTAACAATGTTGTTGTATCCCGTCGTGCTGTTATCGAGTCTGAAAACAGTGTTGAACGTGATGAGCTTCTTGAAACATTACAAGAAGGTACAGAAGTTAAAGGTATCGTGAAGAACCTGACTGACTACGGTGCATTCGTTGATTTAGGTGGTGTTGACGGTTTGCTTCATATCACTGATATGGCGTGGAAACGTGTTAAGCATCCATCTGAAATTGTAAATGTCGGTGACGAAATTTTAGTAAAAGTACTGAAATTTGATCGTGATCGCACTCGTGTCTCTCTGGGCTTGAAGCAACTTGGTGAAGATCCATGGGTTGCAATTGCTAAACGTTATCCTGAAGGTCACAAGCTGTCAGGTCGCGTCACTAATCTGACTGATTACGGCTGTTTCGTAGAAATTGAAGAAGGCGTAGAAGGTCTGGTTCACGTTTCAGAAATGGATTGGACAAACAAAAACATTCATCCATCGAAAGTCGTTAATGTCGGTGATGAAGTTGAAGTTATGGTTCTTGACATTGATGAAGAGCGCCGCCGTATTTCTCTGGGTCTGAAGCAATGTAAAGCGAACCCATGGCAAGAATTTGCTGAAGGTCAGACTAAAGGTGATAAAGTTACTGGTAAGATCAAGTCTATCACTGACTTCGGTATCTTCATCGGCCTGGAAGGTGGCATTGATGGTCTTGTCCACTTGTCTGATATTTCCTGGAATGTTCCTGGAGAAGAAGCTGTTCGTGAATACAAGAAGGGTGATGAGATCTCAGCTGTTGTTCTTGCAGTTGATGCAGAACGTGAACGCATCTCTCTTGGTGTGAAGCAGATGGAAAGTGATCCATTTAACGCATATGTATCTGAAAACAAAAAAGGTGCATTAGTCAATGGTACTGTAACTGCAGTTGATGCGAAAGGTGCTACAATTGAACTAGAAGATGGCGTTGAAGGTTACATTCGTGCTTCTGAAGTATCTCGTGACCGTATAGAAGACGCGTCTCTTGTTTTGAATGTAGGTGATAGTGTTGAAGCGAAATTTACTGGTGTTGATCGTAAAAATCGTGTAATTAACCTTTCAGTCAAAGCGAAAGATGAAGCAGAAGAGCAAGAAGCAATGGCTTCACTGAACAAGCAAGATGAATCTTCGTTTGGTAGTGCAATGGCTGATGCATTTAAGGCTGCTAAAGGCGAATAA
- the ihfB gene encoding integration host factor subunit beta: MTKSELIERLCAEQTHLSAKEIEDAVKDILEHMASSLERGDRIEIRGFGSFSLHYREPRIGRNPKTGDKVELEGKHVPHFKPGKELRERVNSNL, encoded by the coding sequence ATGACAAAGTCTGAATTGATTGAAAGATTATGTGCAGAGCAAACTCACTTGTCCGCAAAAGAGATTGAAGATGCAGTAAAGGATATTCTGGAACACATGGCTTCTTCGTTAGAACGAGGCGATAGAATAGAAATTCGTGGCTTTGGCAGTTTCTCTTTACACTATCGTGAACCACGTATCGGACGAAATCCAAAAACAGGAGATAAGGTAGAACTTGAAGGCAAGCATGTACCTCATTTTAAACCTGGTAAGGAACTTCGAGAACGTGTAAATAGCAACCTGTAA
- a CDS encoding LapA family protein yields the protein MRIIKILSIIALFIIALALGAQNQETVTFNYLIAKGSFHLSWLMGMIFVIGFIIAWLIFGSLHLKSRLQIRKLNKQLKQYENKSQGTKDNIG from the coding sequence ATGAGAATTATAAAAATATTATCTATCATTGCCCTTTTCATTATAGCCCTTGCTCTGGGAGCCCAAAATCAGGAAACTGTTACCTTTAATTATTTAATTGCTAAAGGAAGCTTTCATCTGTCCTGGCTGATGGGAATGATTTTTGTGATTGGTTTTATCATCGCATGGTTGATTTTTGGAAGTTTGCATCTTAAATCCAGATTGCAGATCAGGAAGTTGAACAAGCAGTTAAAGCAGTATGAGAATAAGAGCCAAGGCACAAAAGATAATATTGGATAG
- the lapB gene encoding lipopolysaccharide assembly protein LapB, translating to MLEILFLLLPIAAAYGWYMGHRSAQQDKQKQSHQISRQYVAGLNLLLSDQSDKAVDHFIELLQVDDETIDTHLALGNLFRSRGEVDRAIRIHQNLISRSGLTIEQKNLALQQLAKDYMVAGFLDRAERIFEQLLDEPEHRESALLQLTSIYQQTREWMKAIECAHALVRLGRKKMRSSIAHFWCELASDAYALRDEVKAVQLYRKALSEDAQCVRASIELGKLYLENEDYKQTIHYMEMVLEQDADFVGEVLSTLADCYHHLGQEQELIQFLKRCINAHAGASSELMLAQLVAQHEGTGAALDLLTKQLAKNPTMKGFYRLMDYHLAEAEEGRAKESLSALQSMVGEQMRIKPDYRCRKCGFSSHSLYWYCPSCKSWGKVKPIRGLDGE from the coding sequence ATGTTAGAAATACTCTTCTTGCTATTGCCTATAGCTGCTGCATATGGATGGTATATGGGTCATCGCAGTGCTCAGCAGGACAAGCAGAAACAGTCACATCAGATTTCTCGCCAATATGTCGCGGGTTTAAATTTACTGCTTTCAGATCAATCTGACAAAGCCGTTGATCATTTCATTGAATTACTCCAGGTCGATGATGAAACGATTGACACTCATCTGGCGCTGGGAAATTTGTTTCGTTCCAGAGGGGAAGTTGATCGAGCCATTCGTATTCACCAAAACCTGATATCCCGCTCCGGACTTACTATTGAGCAGAAGAATCTCGCTCTTCAGCAGTTGGCAAAAGACTACATGGTCGCTGGCTTTTTAGATCGTGCCGAGCGTATTTTTGAACAGTTGCTTGATGAACCTGAACACCGTGAGTCTGCTTTACTCCAGTTGACTTCTATCTACCAACAAACCAGAGAGTGGATGAAAGCCATTGAGTGCGCTCACGCCTTAGTCAGGCTTGGCAGAAAAAAAATGCGAAGTAGTATTGCTCATTTTTGGTGCGAATTGGCGTCTGATGCCTACGCGCTAAGAGATGAAGTTAAGGCAGTTCAGTTATACCGGAAAGCCTTGTCAGAGGACGCTCAGTGTGTTCGGGCAAGTATTGAACTTGGTAAGTTATACCTCGAAAATGAAGATTATAAGCAGACAATCCATTATATGGAGATGGTTCTTGAACAAGATGCTGATTTTGTCGGTGAAGTTTTATCCACTTTGGCAGATTGCTACCATCATCTTGGACAAGAACAGGAGCTGATACAATTCTTAAAGCGATGCATCAATGCTCATGCTGGTGCTTCCTCTGAGCTTATGCTGGCTCAATTAGTCGCTCAACATGAAGGTACCGGAGCCGCACTCGATTTATTGACGAAGCAGTTGGCTAAGAACCCGACAATGAAAGGGTTTTATCGCCTGATGGATTATCATTTGGCTGAGGCTGAAGAGGGGCGGGCAAAAGAAAGTTTATCAGCATTACAGAGCATGGTTGGTGAACAAATGAGAATCAAACCAGACTATCGTTGCAGAAAGTGTGGGTTTTCTTCTCACTCTCTATATTGGTATTGTCCTTCCTGTAAAAGTTGGGGAAAGGTGAAGCCTATTCGTGGTTTAGATGGGGAATAA
- the pyrF gene encoding orotidine-5'-phosphate decarboxylase, which translates to MNDPKVIVALDYDNQSEALRFVDMIEPTSCRLKVGKEMFTLFGPDFVRQLHQRDFSVFLDLKFHDIPNTCSKAVKAAADLGVWMVNVHASGGQEMMSAAREAIAPYGDDRPLLIGVTVLTSMSQSDMKSIGLDILPQEHVLRLAELAKGSGLDGIVCSAQEAHYLKSELGQDFKLVTPGIRPAGAEKGDQKRVMTPYDAIQAGSDYLVIGRPITQAKDPAAVLTEINQSIL; encoded by the coding sequence ATGAACGACCCAAAAGTTATTGTGGCATTAGATTATGATAATCAGTCTGAGGCACTTCGTTTTGTCGATATGATTGAGCCAACAAGTTGTCGCTTAAAAGTTGGTAAGGAAATGTTTACGCTGTTTGGGCCTGATTTTGTTCGTCAATTGCACCAACGTGATTTTTCAGTATTTTTAGATTTAAAGTTTCATGATATTCCGAATACCTGTTCTAAAGCAGTTAAAGCTGCAGCTGATCTTGGCGTGTGGATGGTTAATGTCCATGCAAGTGGTGGGCAGGAAATGATGAGCGCTGCCCGCGAAGCAATTGCCCCTTATGGGGATGACAGACCATTACTGATTGGTGTGACAGTGCTGACAAGTATGTCTCAATCTGATATGAAAAGCATAGGGCTGGACATCCTTCCACAGGAGCATGTTTTAAGATTAGCGGAATTAGCTAAAGGTTCAGGTTTAGATGGTATTGTATGCTCTGCACAGGAAGCTCACTATCTCAAATCTGAACTGGGACAAGACTTTAAGCTTGTTACTCCCGGAATCAGGCCTGCAGGAGCTGAGAAGGGGGATCAAAAGCGAGTGATGACACCCTATGATGCAATTCAGGCCGGTTCTGACTATCTTGTCATCGGGCGTCCCATCACTCAGGCGAAAGATCCGGCTGCCGTCCTTACCGAGATAAATCAATCAATTCTTTAA
- the miaE gene encoding tRNA isopentenyl-2-thiomethyl-A-37 hydroxylase MiaE, whose protein sequence is MESYSAISSLLQPIETFLQCDTPEEWLVEAQKPENLATILTDHLLCELKAGQSAMLLIKKYAVDQNSAVDLHHWLRPYEAFAYKNIGDLKMLKEQNNFSKNIIVKSDSPYSQQLIDKMVLLIKEELHHFCQVLEIMDKKGIVYQSIPASRYAKGMFSHVKTYEPDTLIDKLIIGAYIEARSCERFARLAPYMDNDIAGFYFSLLRSEARHFQDYLNLAQSISSKDILPRIQEFGRIEAELISSPDKDFKFHSGIPAQ, encoded by the coding sequence ATGGAAAGTTACTCAGCTATATCCTCCCTACTCCAACCAATAGAAACATTCCTCCAGTGTGACACACCTGAAGAGTGGCTGGTTGAAGCCCAAAAACCAGAAAATCTGGCCACCATACTCACTGATCATCTCCTTTGCGAATTAAAAGCAGGCCAGTCGGCAATGCTTCTCATCAAAAAATATGCAGTCGATCAAAATAGTGCGGTTGACTTGCATCATTGGCTTCGGCCATACGAAGCGTTCGCCTATAAAAATATCGGCGATCTGAAAATGCTGAAAGAACAGAATAACTTCTCAAAAAATATTATCGTCAAATCAGATTCCCCCTATAGTCAACAGCTTATTGATAAAATGGTATTACTGATCAAAGAGGAATTACATCACTTTTGTCAAGTGCTTGAAATTATGGATAAAAAGGGAATTGTATACCAAAGTATTCCTGCCAGCAGGTATGCAAAAGGCATGTTTTCACACGTAAAGACATATGAACCAGATACGTTAATCGATAAACTCATCATAGGTGCTTATATTGAAGCACGTTCCTGCGAAAGATTTGCCAGACTGGCACCATATATGGACAACGATATTGCTGGTTTCTATTTTTCACTTCTTCGCTCTGAGGCAAGGCATTTTCAGGATTATCTCAACCTGGCACAATCGATCTCATCAAAGGATATTTTGCCCCGGATACAAGAATTCGGCAGAATCGAAGCAGAGTTAATCTCAAGTCCGGATAAGGATTTCAAATTTCATAGTGGCATACCGGCACAATAA
- a CDS encoding DNA repair protein encodes MSIGLIITLVGLLLFLVLGYNMMLQYKIKVDAAKKHESARYIAIIDATEELIGNAHHIPFSKALLVCLNNRILDALQSMHELDPKNKPLSQRVQDMQRQVKHLKENHPDKDSTAFKVPSSDKQAIVMLKLVKRLRDTIRTEHNKGRFDTQAYVNENARLETMQIRINIENVIKRAKDSINRGQAGTATQLIKKGIDVLSTRNDAYSVQAKGKLQDMLDELESKRQKTRAAEQQMQNENERDNDIDALFGEKKKW; translated from the coding sequence ATGAGTATTGGATTAATCATCACATTGGTCGGATTATTACTTTTTTTAGTACTTGGCTATAACATGATGCTGCAGTACAAAATTAAAGTTGATGCAGCAAAAAAACACGAATCAGCCCGTTATATAGCAATTATTGATGCAACTGAAGAATTGATAGGCAATGCACATCATATTCCATTTAGTAAAGCTCTTTTGGTGTGTCTGAACAACAGAATATTGGACGCCCTTCAAAGTATGCATGAACTGGATCCCAAGAATAAACCCTTGTCTCAGAGAGTTCAGGATATGCAACGTCAGGTAAAACACCTGAAAGAAAATCATCCCGATAAAGATAGCACGGCATTTAAAGTACCAAGCAGCGACAAACAGGCAATTGTGATGCTTAAGCTGGTCAAACGTTTAAGGGATACGATACGTACAGAACATAATAAAGGCCGGTTTGATACACAAGCATATGTGAATGAGAATGCCCGTCTGGAAACAATGCAAATTCGCATCAATATCGAAAATGTGATCAAACGAGCGAAAGATTCGATTAACAGAGGGCAAGCAGGGACAGCAACTCAATTGATTAAAAAGGGTATTGATGTTCTCAGCACCAGAAATGACGCATACTCTGTGCAAGCAAAAGGTAAATTACAAGATATGCTTGATGAACTTGAAAGCAAGCGCCAGAAAACCCGTGCAGCAGAGCAACAAATGCAAAATGAAAATGAACGGGATAACGATATTGATGCATTGTTTGGTGAAAAGAAAAAATGGTAG
- the cysB gene encoding HTH-type transcriptional regulator CysB yields the protein MKLQQLKYIVEVVNHSLNVSATAESLYTSQPGISKQVRLLEDELGIQIFERSGKHLTQLTGAGQEIVKIAQEILSRVESIKAVAGEHTNPEMGTLNISTTHTQARYALPDVIKGFTARYPKVSLHMHQGTPSQMSEAVSKGIANFAIATEALHLYQDAIMLPCYHWNRSIVVPKGHPLASKGTITIEELSTYPLVTYVFGFTGRSELDMAFNQVGRVPRVVFTATDADVIKTYVRIGVGVGVIASMAFDEEQDTDLVAIDASHLFGSSTTSIGFRRGTFLRSYMYDFMERFASHLTRPVVEQAIALKSNQEIEEMFKDINLPVR from the coding sequence ATGAAATTGCAGCAATTAAAATATATTGTTGAGGTCGTTAATCATAGCCTGAACGTATCTGCAACTGCTGAGAGTTTGTATACATCTCAACCAGGGATCAGTAAACAGGTTCGTTTGCTTGAGGATGAGTTAGGTATTCAAATTTTTGAGCGAAGTGGGAAACATCTGACTCAGTTAACCGGAGCTGGACAAGAAATTGTAAAGATTGCTCAGGAAATATTATCCAGGGTCGAGAGTATTAAAGCTGTCGCCGGAGAGCATACAAACCCTGAAATGGGTACATTAAATATATCCACGACACACACACAGGCACGATATGCGCTCCCTGACGTCATTAAGGGGTTTACCGCTCGTTATCCAAAGGTATCATTGCACATGCATCAGGGAACACCCAGCCAGATGTCTGAAGCTGTATCAAAAGGAATTGCTAACTTTGCCATCGCTACGGAAGCTCTTCATCTGTATCAGGATGCAATTATGCTCCCCTGTTATCACTGGAATCGGTCTATTGTTGTACCAAAAGGTCATCCTCTTGCTTCAAAAGGGACAATTACCATTGAAGAGCTATCAACATATCCTCTTGTCACTTATGTGTTCGGTTTTACCGGGCGTTCTGAACTGGATATGGCATTTAATCAGGTTGGACGGGTGCCCCGGGTCGTATTCACTGCGACAGATGCCGATGTTATCAAAACATACGTCCGTATAGGTGTTGGTGTCGGGGTGATTGCAAGTATGGCTTTTGACGAAGAGCAGGATACTGATTTAGTGGCGATAGATGCAAGTCATCTGTTTGGTTCAAGTACCACAAGCATAGGATTTCGCAGAGGAACTTTCCTGAGATCTTATATGTATGATTTTATGGAAAGGTTTGCCTCTCATTTGACTCGTCCGGTCGTTGAGCAAGCTATAGCGCTCAAGTCGAATCAGGAAATTGAAGAAATGTTTAAAGATATTAATCTGCCAGTCCGGTAA
- the lrp gene encoding leucine-responsive transcriptional regulator Lrp, which produces MADNYKKPSKDLDRIDRNILNELQRDGRISNVELSKRVGLSPTPCLERVRRLERQNYIMGYTALLNPQYLDASLLVFVEITLNRGAPDVFEQFNNAVQKLDDIQECHLVSGDFDYLLKTRVSDMGAYRKLLGDTLLRLPGVNDTRTYVVMEEVKQTNQLVIKTR; this is translated from the coding sequence ATGGCAGACAACTATAAAAAGCCATCTAAGGATTTAGATCGTATTGATCGCAATATTTTGAATGAACTGCAGCGAGATGGGCGCATTTCGAACGTCGAGTTATCTAAGAGGGTGGGTTTATCGCCTACGCCGTGTCTTGAGCGGGTTAGGCGTCTTGAACGCCAAAACTACATTATGGGTTATACTGCATTGTTAAACCCGCAATATCTCGATGCATCATTGTTGGTTTTTGTTGAGATAACTTTGAATCGTGGTGCTCCGGATGTTTTTGAACAGTTCAATAATGCTGTTCAGAAGTTAGATGATATTCAGGAATGTCATCTGGTATCTGGAGATTTTGACTATTTGCTTAAGACCCGTGTTTCCGATATGGGGGCATACCGGAAGTTACTGGGGGACACATTGCTTCGTTTACCGGGGGTAAATGATACCCGGACTTATGTTGTGATGGAAGAAGTGAAACAAACGAATCAACTGGTGATTAAAACAAGATAA